The following coding sequences are from one Nicotiana tomentosiformis chromosome 3, ASM39032v3, whole genome shotgun sequence window:
- the LOC104105221 gene encoding uncharacterized protein, translating to MSNQRQAVTVRDLIEEAKKRIVILLLCVIGLSYMMSLTSSSVFVNLPAAALLIVILRYLSLDFDARIKAVTYKSKSSSSNGTIQKKQLEDPKAVNETSDWRKKVDSPIVEDAIDHFTRHIVSEWVTDLWYSRITSDRQGPEELVQIINGVLGEISYRMRSINLIDLLTRDVVNLICTHLELFRTSKIRIEKKHSRSLTIEERDLELKLVLAADDKLHPALFSPEAEHKVLQHLMDGLISFTFKSEDLQCSLFRYIVRELLACVVIRPVLNLANPRFINERIESLVISLKKADKGPTAAETEHQSSPSASAKVSADHFSRVLDPSAKGVELVQLKRDQTNDTKDNHAMDNGNGTDLSKDPLLSIDTRSTRSWSSLPSQTNADDGGGIQRHRSGGEWGEMLDLVSRRKTETLAPENLDNMWTKGRNYKRKEEANLASDLLQQSSLVGAPKSQKEIERENKVNVSLFLKANTQPFQYQEEDEQNLDEVESESTSSYTTEDEEPSSVTGLHSPGILVWDAKNRRNVNHIHHPLESNAGHKTRKGKSSKGHVRSKHLNKVPSARKKSRVNSQTEHVWQEIQRSSFLLGDGNDILNSKDNEKTEGPSDDSDTEISGRISNGTNASSSSLSTSILENHKMGANSAKGSIIADSFLKLTCEVLSANIVKCGSKTFAVYSLSVTDVNNHSWSIKRRFRHFEELHRRLKEYHDYNLHLPPKHFLSTGLDVPVIRERCKFLNTYLKKLLQLPTVSNSIEVWDFLSIDSQTYSFSNSLSIIETLPVDLDDSVCRVSKEPLPRIGQRTDIISSTGEHYAERKERIMMHQPVVDKSRFGKKYVALSPPKRPIKETFEDSSSDSDNVVQTNKVSIPTMETTLKSVETNPRVSHASSESFIDAPVDSSLPVEWVPPNVSAPVLDLVDVIFQLQDGGWIRRKAFWVAKQVLQLGMGDAFDDWLIEKIQRLRRGSVVAAGIRRVEQILWPDGIFITKHPRRQRPTPSTSPSLNSPHNQPPTPSSSPTVEDIQKLDEMQQKEAEQRANLVYELMIEKAPAAVVGLVGRKEYEQCAKDLYYFIQSSVCLKQLVLDLVELILLSAFPELDCVFSTLHKEKSKFGEL from the exons ATGAGCAACCAACGGCAGGCGGTGACGGTTCGGGACCTCATCGAAGAAGCTAAAAAGCGGATTGTAATCTTGCTCCTATGTGTCATTGGACTGTCCTATATGATGTCTC TAACAAGCTCTTCAGTTTTTGTCAACTTGCCTGCTGCTGCTCTCCTAATTGTTATCCTTCGCTATCTATCGCTGGACTTTGATGCACGAATAAAAGCTGTTACATACAAAAGCAAGTCATCCTCATCAAATGGTACTATTCAGAAGAAACAATTAGAGGATCCAAAAGCAGTTAATGAGACTTCTGATTGGAGGAAGAAAGTAGATTCACCTATTGTGGAAGATGCAATAGACCATTTCACCAGACATATAGTCTCTGAGTGGGTGACAGATCTCTGGTACTCCCGGATAACTTCCGATAGACAGGGTCCAGAGGAACTTGTGCAGATCATTAATGGCGTCCTAGGGGAAATTTCATATAGGATGAGATCTATTAATCTTATAGATCTTTTAACAAG GGATGTTGTCAATCTGATATGCACTCATTTGGAACTGTTCCGTACAAGCAAAATTAGGATTGAGAAAAAACATTCAAGATCATTGACTATAGAAGAGCGAGATCTGGAACTTAAACTGGTGCTGGCTGCAGATGACAAGTTACATCCGGCTTTGTTTTCTCCAGAAGCTGAACACAAG GTTCTCCAACATCTCATGGATGGTCTCATTTCATTCACGTTTAAGTCAGAGGACTTGCAATGCTCTTTATTCCGCTACATTGTGAGGGAgcttcttgcttgtgttgtgatACGGCCAGTACTGAATTTAGCTAACCCTAG GTTCATTAATGAGAGGATTGAATCTCTAGTTATTTCATTAAAAAAGGCTGATAAAGGACCTACGGCAGCGGAAACAGAACACCAATCAAGTCCGAGTGCATCTGCAAAGGTATCCGCAGATCATTTTTCTCGGGTGTTGGATCCTTCTGCGAAGGGTGTTGAACTTGTTCAGTTAAAAAGGGACCAAACTAACGATACCAAGGATAATCATGCGATGGACAACGGGAATGGAACTGATTTGTCAAAGGATCCTTTGCTCTCGATTGATACACGGTCTACTCGTTCTTGGAGTTCTTTGCCATCACAAACCAACGCAGATGATGGGGGAGGTATCCAGAGACACCGTTCTGGAGGAGAGTGGGGTGAAATGCTAGATTTGGTGTCACGTCGAAAGACTGAAACCCTGGCCCCAGAAAACTTAGACAACATGTGGACAAAGGGAAGAAActataaaaggaaagaagaggCCAATCTAGCATCAGATTTACTCCAACAGAGTTCCTTGGTAGGGGCACCTAAATCACAGAAAGAGATTGAGAGAGAAAACAAGGTTAACGTGAGCCTATTTTTGAAGGCTAATACTCAACCTTTTCAATATCAAGAGGAAGATGAGCAAAACTTGGATGAGGTCGAATCAGAGAGCACTAGTTCTTACACTACTGAAGATGAGGAACCTAGCAGTGTGACAGGTCTTCACTCTCCTGGTATTTTAGTGTGGGATGCAAAAAATAGAAGGAACGTCAATCACATTCATCATCCACTTGAAAGTAATGCTGGTCATAAGACAAGAAAGGGAAAATCTAGCAAAGGGCATGTTCGCTCTAAGCACTTAAATAAAGTGCCATCTGCGAGGAAAAAATCTAGAGTGAATAGCCAAACAGAGCATGTATGGCAAGAGATACAAAGATCCAGCTTCTTACTAGGGGATGGAAATGATATATTAAACTCTAAAGATAACGAGAAAACAGAAGGTCCGAGTGATGACTCTGATACAGAAATATCTGGTAGAATTTCAAATGGCACGAATGCATCATCATCATCTTTGTCAACCAGCATTCTCGAAAACCACAAAATGGGTGCTAATTCTGCGAAAGGTTCTATAATTGCTGATTCCTTTTTGAAGTTAACATGCGAG GTCTTGAGTGCCAATATCGTAAAATGTGGCTCAAAAACTTTTGCTGTTTATTCCTTATCTGTTACAGATGTAAACAATCATAGTTGGTCTATCAAAAGAAG GTTTCGTCATTTTGAGGAGCTCCACAGACGTCTTAAGGAGTATCATGACTACAATCTTCATTTGCCACCCAAGCATTTCCTCTCCACAGGTCTGGATGTTCCAGTCATTCGAGAACGATGCAAATTCCTTAACACATATCTGAAG AAACTGCTGCAGCTCCCAACCGTTTCCAACTCCATTGAGGTTTGGGACTTCCTCAGTATTGATTCACAG ACATACAGCTTTTCAAATTCCTTGTCCATAATCGAAACATTACCAG TTGACCTGGATGATAGCGTATGCCGCGTAAGTAAAGAACCTCTGCCCAGGATTGGCCAAAGAACTGATATCATATCCTCCACGGGAGAGCATTATGCTGAAAGAAAGGAGCGAATCATGATGCATCAACCTGTGGTGGATAAATCAAGATTTGGGAAAAAATATGTCGCACTGTCCCCTCCAAAAAGACCCATCAAAGAAACTTTTGAGGATTCAAGTAGTGACTCCGACAATGTGGTACAAACAAATAAAGTTTCAATCCCAACCATggaaacgacgctaaaatcagtTGAAACTAATCCACGTGTCTCACATGCATCATCCGAATCCTTTATTGATGCTCCTGTTGATTCCTCCCTTCCCGTAGAG TGGGTGCCTCCGAATGTAAGTGCACCTGTTCTAGACCTGGTTGACGTCATTTTTCAGCTCCAAGATGGTGGGTGGATCAG GAGAAAGGCATTCTGGGTGGCGAAACAGGTTTTGCAACTGGGAATGGGTGATGCATTTGATGACTGGCTAATTGAGAAAATCCAGCGTCTGCGCAGGGGTTCAGTAGTTGCTGCAGGCATAAGACGTGTTGAGCAG ATTCTATGGCCTGACGGAATATTCATAACAAAGCATCCAAGACGACAACGCCCTACCCCATCTACCAGTCCATCTCTTAATTCTCCTCACAACCAACCCCCCACTCCTTCATCATCACCAACGGTAGAGGATATCCAGAAACTGGATGAGATGCAGCAGAAGGAAGCAGAACAACGTGCAAACCTTGTATATGAGCTAATGATTG AAAAAGCACCTGCTGCTGTTGTTGGACTTGTTGGTCGCAAGGAATATGAACAATGTGCAAAGGATCTTTATTACTTCATCCAG TCATCTGTGTGTCTAAAACAGTTAGTCCTTGATCTTGTTGAGCTGATACTGTTGTCCGCTTTTCCGGAGCTGGATTGCGTGTTCAGTACATTGCATAAGGAGAAGTCGAAGTTCGGAGAGCTCTAA
- the LOC104105218 gene encoding putative Peroxidase 48, whose protein sequence is MLKTAFFSKLSKKSRKFQFAMDFTRKLSFLVFLLCILISLQNQDDIDTNNNFSSHDDKYCSLSDDESQYIFDIDSFPPLPMFATTSHVERKLQQQTGARESLKYDYYHQTCPQAERIIRSSVRDLFKKRPQIAPALLRLAFHDCFVEGCDASVLLDPAEGFHSEKESPPNESLKGFDAIDIIKSELEEACPGVVSCADAVVLAARESVILTGGPFYPLKTGRRDSVASFGEIATFELPSPQDDLSKMIESFSSKGFDEREAVSLLGAHSTGVIHCKFFINRLYNFSGTNSSDPTMNSEFVSLLRSKCNTNQASLMSPASKSQSPSQLVSSSPSPSSIIDELASALVEEPAMKMDYEGPGANFGTLYFRSLLQGRGILYVDQQLTAGEETKTWVQAYASDVSLFHKDFGLVMMKLSNLGVLTAPMGQVRKDCRKVS, encoded by the exons ATGCTCAAAACCGCCTTCTTCTCAAAGCTATCAAAAAAATCTCGCAAGTTTCAATTTGCCATGGATTTTACACGGAAATTGAGCTTTCTAGTGTTTCTGTTGTGTATTCTCATCTCTTTGCAGAACCAAGACGACATTGATACAAATAACAATTTTTCTTCTCATGACGACAAATATTGCTCCTTATCTGATGATGAATCTCAGTATATCTTCGATATTGACTCGTTTCCGCCTCTTCCTATGTTTGCTACTACTTCTCATGTGGAGAGGAAGCTCCAACAACAAACAGGGGCTCGGGAATCCCTGAAATACGATTACTATCATCAAACTTGTCCTCAAGCTGAGCGAATCATCCGATCAAGTGTTCGAGATCTTTTCAAAAAGCGACCACAGATTGCTCCTGCTTTGTTGAGACTTGCTTTCCACGACTGCTTTGTTGAG GGGTGTGATGCATCAGTTTTACTGGACCCTGCTGAAGGATTTCATAGCGAGAAAGAATCTCCTCCCAACGAATCATTGAAGGGCTTCGACGCAATAGATATCATTAAATCAGAGCTTGAAGAAGCTTGTCCAGGAGTTGTTTCTTGCGCTGATGCTGTTGTTTTGGCTGCTAGAGAAAGTGTTATTTTG ACTGGTGGCCCTTTCTACCCGCTGAAAACAGGAAGGAGAGACAGTGTGGCTTCCTTCGGAGAAATTGCAACTTTTGAGCTTCCTAGTCCTCAGGATGATCTTTCCAAGATGATTGAGTCATTCTCATCCAAAGGTTTCGACGAAAGGGAGGCAGTAAGCCTCTTAG GTGCTCACAGCACTGGAGTGATCCACTGCAAATTCTTCATCAACAGGCTCTACAACTTCAGCGGGACTAATAGCTCCGACCCTACTATGAACTCGGAGTTTGTCAGTCTCTTGAGGTCCAAATGCAACACAAATCAAGCCTCTTTGATGTCGCCTGCATCAAAATCACAATCGCCATCCCAACTAGTTTCATCATCGCCTTCACCATCATCTATTATCGATGAATTAGCATCTGCACTGGTTGAGGAGCCAGCAATGAAGATGGACTACGAAGGACCAGGAGCAAATTTTGGTACACTATATTTCCGCAGTCTTCTACAAGGCAGGGGAATACTCTATGTGGATCAGCAGCTGACTGCAGGGGAAGAAACTAAAACTTGGGTCCAAGCTTATGCTTCAGATGTGTCTTTGTTTCACAAAGATTTCGGTTTGGTAATGATGAAGCTTTCCAACTTGGGAGTCCTCACTGCACCAATGGGACAGGTGCGCAAAGATTGCCGGAAAGTTTCCTGA
- the LOC104105220 gene encoding large ribosomal subunit protein eL37x, with amino-acid sequence MGKGTGSFGKRRNKTHTLCVRCGRRSFHLQKSRCSACAYPAARLRKYNWSEKALRRKTTGTGRMRYLRNVPRRFKTGFREGTEAAPRKKAAAVSA; translated from the exons ATG GGGAAGGGAACAGGGAGTTTCGGTAAGAGGAGGAACAAGACTCACACACTATGTGTGAGGTGCGGTCGCCGCAGTTTCCATCTCCAGAAGAGCCGTTGTTCTGCTTGTGCTTATCCTGCTGCCCGTTTGAGGAAAT ATAACTGGAGCGAGAAGGCACTCCGCAGAAAGACAACTGGTACTGGACGCATGAGGTACCTTCGCAATGTTCCTCGCAGATTCAAGACCGGTTTCAGAGAAG GGACTGAAGCTGCACCAAGGAAGAAGGCTGCAGCAGTTTCTGCTTGA
- the LOC104105219 gene encoding uncharacterized protein — MEELYNKIEPQMLLKKTIQKTKNFLHKTPRNLKSFLFGGHHKLPKAARHFNPFFSGSKRISKSSIPELDDFYRNYYQQRHQLDHNDILDRKNSGKNTKKSQGIAEVECSESQRKIAVRFGMKDIERESRKEEEKKGREILTRSTSKGSLRLLQKMEELEMMDREDVDHELDIEEVLHYYSLLNSPVYVDIVDRFFLDMYTEFSIPKPSGSLNNSMRTLGPLKL, encoded by the coding sequence ATGGAAGAGTTGTACAATAAGATAGAGCCACAAATGCTGCTTAAGAAAACCATCCAGAAGACCAAAAATTTCCTCCACAAAACTCCCCGTAATCTCAAGTCGTTTCTCTTTGGAGGTCACCACAAGCTACCTAAAGCTGCTCGTCACTTCAATCCTTTTTTCTCCGGTAGCAAACGAATCTCAAAGTCTAGCATTCCAGAGTTGGATGACTTTTACCGGAACTACTATCAACAAAGGCATCAGCTTGATCACAATGACATTCTAGATAGAAAGAATTCTGGCAAAAATACAAAGAAATCTCAAGGGATTGCTGAAGTAGAATGTAGCGAAAGCCAGAGGAAAATTGCAGTGCGGTTTGGTATGAAAGACATAGAAAGAGAAAGCAGAAAGGAAGAGGAGAAGAAAGGGCGAGAGATCTTGACCCGAAGCACAAGTAAAGGGAGTCTTAGGTTGCTGCAGAAGATGGAGGAATTAGAAATGATGGATAGGGAAGACGTGGATCATGAGCTAGATATAGAAGAAGTGCTCCACTACTACTCTTTGCTAAACAGCCCAGTTTACGTTGACATTGTTGACAGATTTTTCTTGGACATGTACACCGAGTTCTCAATTCCAAAACCATCAGGCAGTCTCAACAATTCAATGCGAACACTTGGTCCTCTCAAGCTCTAA